Below is a window of Phaeobacter piscinae DNA.
AATCGTGCGGGATGGTAAAAGGCCATTCTTTCATGGGTTCGGTGTTACAACCGTCTTCATATGGTAATCAACACAGCAATTAGCGAGCCTACAAAGGTTCGCCCGCGCTCGACAGAGCGCAGAAACCCCACGTGTAGCCGAAGGCTGCATTGCGGCCGCCGAGCGGCCCCAGCGGAGCGCCAGTCCGGTTGAAATCGGGTGCTAACCCGGGTTCAACCGGACACCAGAACCTAGCTTGCAAACAGAAAACCCCGCTACAGCGAGGTTTCCGTTTGAAGTTAGGTCAACGCCGGAAATAACTAATCCCTTCGGATCCTGACAAGCTTCGTGTGCACCTTGGCGGTTACGAACGTATCCACGGGCAGGCGTTCCAACTCTTCGGCCTCGTCATGTTCAAAGGTGACCGGCACCAGTGCAACCAGCGTTGCAGGTTCCTGATGACCACCCCGGCCCAGCAGTGACAATGCTGCCTTTACGTGAGCCCGCACAGTCTTGAACGGCGGGTTCATGATGACCCTGGGGAATGCGGTGCTCCCCTTCATCTCCTCGGCGTATTCCAGAAAGCACCGGTTGATTGTTGGGCCAAGGTAGCGAAGGCGGCCGGCAAGGGTGCTGTGCCGCTCAACCATGGTCAATTCGCACGTACTGTGCCCGGATGCGATCAGCGCGCGGACTAGCTGGCCGGTGC
It encodes the following:
- a CDS encoding methyltransferase type 11, with product MNRPSIYTRPQKPLTIPVRARRAAPALERIEAPEVIAVDKFTECHVTPDDVARRMVEYLGPQGDYLTLEPSAGTGQLVRALIASGHSTCELTMVERHSTLAGRLRYLGPTINRCFLEYAEEMKGSTAFPRVIMNPPFKTVRAHVKAALSLLGRGGHQEPATLVALVPVTFEHDEAEELERLPVDTFVTAKVHTKLVRIRRD